The genomic window GTCGACCGGGCGCAACTTCGACGAACTCCTGCGGGTAATTGATTCGCTGCAGTTGACGGCACGGTTCAGTGTAGCCACGCCGGTCAACTGGAAGCAAGGCGAAGATGTGGTGATCGCGCCGGCACTGCAGGACGCCGAAGACCTGAAGCGGCGTTTTCCGAAAGGTTATACGGTGATCAGGCCGTACCTGCGGATGACGCCACAACCCAGCCATTAGCCAGCGATGGAGTGATTGATGTATCTTCAGCAAATCAGCGATCCGAAATTGGGACAGCATGCCTACCTGATCGGTTGCCAGGAAACCGGGCAGGCGATCATCATCGACCCGCAGCGAGATATCGACCGCTATCTGGCGGCGGCGCAGGCAGCCAAGCTGAGGATCGTTGCCGCGGCTGACACGCACATTCACGCCGACTATCTTTCCGGCCTCCGGCAGTTCGCGGAACTGCCGGGGGTCGAGATTCTGGCCTCGGCGGAGGGCGGAACGGAGTGGCAGTTCGAATGGCTGGTGAACTCGCCGTTCCGGTATCGGCTGTTGCGGAATCGCGATCGATTTACGATTGGTCGCGTACGACTTGAGGCCTGGCATACGCCCGGGCACACGCCGGAGCACCTGGTGTACCTGGTGACGGACACGACGCGCAGCGAGCAACCGGCGGCGCTGTTGTCGGGCGATCTGGTGTTCGTCGAGGATGTCGGCCGCCCCGACTTGCTGGAAGCCGTGATCGGACAGATCGGTGCAGCCCAAGCGGCCGCCGGAGAGTTGCGGCTGTCACTGCAGAGGCTGCGCGCGCTGGGACCGGAGCTGTTGTTGTTGCCGGGTCACGGAGCCGGAAGCGCCTGCGGAAAGAGCCTGGGTTCGATGCCGATCTCGACATTCGGTTATGAAGCGGCAACTAATCGTGCGCTGCGGCTGCTCGATCTGCCGCACGAATTCACCGACTACATTTTGCGCGGCCAGCCCGAGCCGCCGCCATACTTCAAGCGGATGAAACAGCTCAATCGCGGCGGCGTGCCGCTGGTCGATTCGCAGGTGCGACCGCGCCAGCGGTCGTCGTCTGAACTGGCTGAGATTATCGGTTCGCCCGAATGGGTGATCGTCGATACGCGCTCTTGGGAGCTTTATCGCGGCGGCCACTTCCCCGGAGCGCTGTTTGCGCCGATCGACAAGTCGTTTACGACCACGATCGGGTCATTCATCGCGCCCGAAGATCGGATTTGTCTTGTGATCGAGCCCGCGCAATTAGCGGAAGCGCTCGCCGATTGCCGCCGGATCGGGTTGGATCGTGTCGAGTGCTACCTGACACCGGAAGAAGTACAGTCGTACCAGCAAAGCGGGGGCCCAATGGCACGCGCCGACCAGATCAACATCGTATCCCTGGCGGAACGAATGGCGCGACCGGATACGCTGGCACTGGACGTCCGGAGCACAGCAGAAATTGCCGAGACCGGGATGATCGAGGGGACGCGGAATATCCCGCACACGCAGTTGAGTCTGCGTCTTGATTCCCTGCCGCGAGAGCGCAACATCCACGTCTTTTGCCGCACCGGTAATCGCTCGCGCGTCAGTTGCGGTTATCTGGAGCGGCAAGGATTTCGCACGACCCTCGTCGACGGCGGAATCGAGGAGTGGAAGCTGCTCGACGGCGAGTTGGTTCCGGCCAACGAGGTTTTGAACTAATCGGGCCGAGTCCGCACAGCAACTATTTCATCCACATCTGAGTTGATCACGGTTAATCGACGCTACGGGCAGGCCGCGCAGGGCGCCGGGCCACCGGCGAAGATGTAGTTGATCAGGTAGACGGCGTCGGAAATCGAGACGGCGCCGGTGCAGTCGACATCGCCGGAGAGCAACGGATTGGGCGCGGGACCGCCGGCAAAGATGTAGTTGATCAGGTAGACGACGTCGGAAACGGTGACAGATCCGGAACCGTCGGCATCGCCGCAGACGTAGCTCGGAAGACAGATCTTGGTTAAGAAGGCATCGGTCAGGGCCATCGAGCCATCGTAAGGGGCGACGATCGGAAAGTTGACGGAGGCGGTCGATCCGGTCACATAGGCACAACCGGAGGGATCGACAGCGATGCCGGTGCTGCGATCATCGGATGTTCCGCCTAAGTACGTGCAGAACTGAAGGGCGGACAGATCTGAACTGAACTTAGCCACAAAAACATCATCAACGCCGTTGTAGGTGGAATCGTAAGCCTCTGCCGTTGGGAAATTGGCGGAGGTAGTCGTACCGCTGAAGTAGAGAGCACCGGAAGCATCAGTTGCCAGGCCCGTGGACTGCGGTGTCTGGATGTCTTCGCTCGATCCGCCGAGATAAGTGCAGCGCAGCAGACTGGCGGCGAGCGGCGTGAACTCGGCGACAAAGCCGTCGCCGTCGCCGTGCGCAAAGCTTGGTTGATAGACACCGGGTGTCCCGAGTCCCGGACTGTTCAACATGCCGGCAATGACGATGTTGCCGTTGCCACGCAGGAGGATTTCCGAGGCAAATTCCGTCCCGCCGGTGGAATCAGCCCCGCCGAAGTACGTGGAAAAAAGCGCGTAAAGAGAGCCGTTGCCCGCAATATCAAAACCGGTAATGAAGGCGTCGGCGACCTGGCCGGTAAAGGTCGCGTCGTAGGCATTGACAGTCGGGAAATTCGTCGAGCTGGTGGCGCCGGCGACATAGGGTTTGAACGCGGACGAGCCTTGCACGGTCACGGCATAGGCGTTCTCGCCGCCGCTGCCGCCGAGGAAAGTGCTGTAGACCAGCGAATTGCCGCTGATCGAGCTGACACTGTACTGCGTAAGAAAGGCATCGCTGACACCGCCTACAGTCGTTTGATATGCATTGGCCAGCGGAAAATCGGAAGAGGCGGTTGCGCCAACGACGAAGACACGCATGGTCGGCGTTGAGCATGGAAAGGGACAGCGCAGGGCGATGTCATTGACGCGATCCCACTGGCTGCCGCCGAGAAAGGTGCTGAAGGGCAAGCTTGATCCACCCGACCCGATCTTGGCGACGAAGGCATCATCACTGCCGCCGAGGGTTGCGTCGATTGCGCCAACCATG from Candidatus Zixiibacteriota bacterium includes these protein-coding regions:
- a CDS encoding MBL fold metallo-hydrolase — encoded protein: MYLQQISDPKLGQHAYLIGCQETGQAIIIDPQRDIDRYLAAAQAAKLRIVAAADTHIHADYLSGLRQFAELPGVEILASAEGGTEWQFEWLVNSPFRYRLLRNRDRFTIGRVRLEAWHTPGHTPEHLVYLVTDTTRSEQPAALLSGDLVFVEDVGRPDLLEAVIGQIGAAQAAAGELRLSLQRLRALGPELLLLPGHGAGSACGKSLGSMPISTFGYEAATNRALRLLDLPHEFTDYILRGQPEPPPYFKRMKQLNRGGVPLVDSQVRPRQRSSSELAEIIGSPEWVIVDTRSWELYRGGHFPGALFAPIDKSFTTTIGSFIAPEDRICLVIEPAQLAEALADCRRIGLDRVECYLTPEEVQSYQQSGGPMARADQINIVSLAERMARPDTLALDVRSTAEIAETGMIEGTRNIPHTQLSLRLDSLPRERNIHVFCRTGNRSRVSCGYLERQGFRTTLVDGGIEEWKLLDGELVPANEVLN
- a CDS encoding SBBP repeat-containing protein, whose product is MLSRLVLMVVTVSLLTVLLVSNPLPAADPIPLPAQLEAVNTAAFSFTPNLGQWPDHIRFRAAAANEVLWLAADGVYFQFLRHKPGTPVTTSTSLESNSVYPEYDGLLVKATFVDANASPRFSGESVLEHKHNYFLGNDSTRWRTDVPNFEALVISELYDGIDLRYHFNAGKIEYDVIVKPGADPGRFRVRYDNVRDLDVAASGDLVVTTAWSTITESAPLIFQEQQGSCRPVTGGFTRLDDNSFAFALADDYDQARPLVIDPTLTFSTFLGGASSDLAYDIAVTPTGEVFITGVAWSSDFPTVNAYDNTFAAATDVFVSEFNASGAALLYSTFLGGIGPDYPYTLALEGSTSSAAVYVAGETFASNFPMVGAIDATLGGSDDAFVAKIGSGGSSLPFSTFLGGSQWDRVNDIALRCPFPCSTPTMRVFVVGATASSDFPLANAYQTTVGGVSDAFLTQYSVSSISGNSLVYSTFLGGSGGENAYAVTVQGSSAFKPYVAGATSSTNFPTVNAYDATFTGQVADAFITGFDIAGNGSLYALFSTYFGGADSTGGTEFASEILLRGNGNIVIAGMLNSPGLGTPGVYQPSFAHGDGDGFVAEFTPLAASLLRCTYLGGSSEDIQTPQSTGLATDASGALYFSGTTTSANFPTAEAYDSTYNGVDDVFVAKFSSDLSALQFCTYLGGTSDDRSTGIAVDPSGCAYVTGSTASVNFPIVAPYDGSMALTDAFLTKICLPSYVCGDADGSGSVTVSDVVYLINYIFAGGPAPNPLLSGDVDCTGAVSISDAVYLINYIFAGGPAPCAACP